Proteins from one Mycobacterium adipatum genomic window:
- a CDS encoding FtsK/SpoIIIE domain-containing protein has product MSTVEYNPREAKPLRPPSSDIVIASPIKREEKGKVSPLKIVLGLAIGVLMVFFLILMFVVMGRQPNPMMLMGYTMMFVMMVGGVGAALMQGLGGGDGELDRKRQNIDLQLAESAIDVHETASVQQAAALHFHPNPGNVRRLIEQRAATFWSGDVTAEAEQAVLRIGVGTARLSVDLNPAEGGLDESQEHLYEEYSAVAVSRFRSLMSVVPEVPLAREMSAPAYGFRGPDQERINGLVRSILVSASFKYSPNKILIGVISRDTKEWGWAKWLPHSRDRRREPGPAGYRQLAWRSYDEFLAGMAGQFDALHSAGTRMYVVVDDPDVTLRFPAGYVEGIPGVTLLAANVHSDAEVTDRKHRMRVEGHRLLLHQSGAARADYVTRFDAELIARAMAPIRPRGFGYSADQRTDVAPKAAAVDVASLPAIMDYLNIGSIDDFDLKSRVWDPNEYTETLESMFGYVLDENDTPTGELAKLDLFEVAAGGTGPHGMMSGGTGTGKSFMMTAILLGLILANSPSKLRVIMADFKGGATWKKFRGRIGHEVATVTNLENALDLLERMKDILTGELNYRQRLFDKYPDVDKIGDYRALQKVHPEMENLPFLLFIADEVHEFLGAHPEYKAVFEQLGRVGRSLGLLVLLASQYLDEGTVGDFVKHAMYGISLKVTKPSESKTVLKGNEGAIRLPAAMVALYAKTVNKQDLIYQRVMAWNWEKPYMRPISDTDQPTPPGEATPRALGAEVHTEDVTEFGMYHRPDVPEVGGEEVEQAQVQRRTEETGLTVAEAGIRLVQRCSRAYRSRELWTEPLRHPLSLHHIESGWTPEPGKLQLRIGDVDVPLEHRREPMVVDFSGSQSNALIAGGNRTGKTNTLRAMIAASARFYPANYVSWYIYDYADTDMACMSTWPNVGGYATRTDEDMFSRLWGEIHRIIELRTRVSNDQNLWIPGGRAFPEDDLQGIRILIKTSVGALAGRHARAHGSRQQRRLQRDPQCGRCGPVVARPDRPRRCPADAGRGVAGRGRRLCSPVCR; this is encoded by the coding sequence GTGAGCACTGTCGAATACAACCCGCGCGAGGCTAAACCCTTGCGTCCGCCCAGCAGCGACATTGTGATTGCCTCTCCGATCAAGCGGGAAGAGAAAGGCAAAGTCAGCCCCCTGAAGATCGTGCTCGGTCTCGCCATCGGCGTGCTGATGGTGTTTTTCCTGATCCTGATGTTTGTCGTCATGGGGCGCCAGCCCAATCCGATGATGCTCATGGGCTACACGATGATGTTCGTAATGATGGTCGGCGGCGTCGGCGCTGCCCTGATGCAAGGTTTGGGCGGCGGCGATGGCGAACTGGACCGCAAACGCCAGAACATCGACCTACAGCTCGCCGAGTCCGCGATCGACGTTCACGAAACCGCCAGCGTTCAACAGGCCGCCGCGCTGCATTTCCACCCCAACCCGGGCAATGTTCGTCGCCTGATCGAGCAGCGCGCTGCGACGTTCTGGTCAGGCGATGTCACAGCCGAGGCCGAGCAGGCAGTCCTGCGTATCGGTGTGGGTACGGCGCGGTTGTCCGTGGATCTCAATCCTGCCGAAGGTGGCCTGGACGAATCCCAAGAGCACCTCTACGAGGAATACAGCGCAGTTGCGGTTAGCCGGTTCCGCTCCCTGATGTCGGTCGTGCCCGAGGTCCCGCTGGCCCGCGAGATGAGTGCGCCCGCCTACGGGTTTCGCGGTCCGGACCAAGAGCGGATCAACGGTCTCGTCCGCAGCATCCTGGTCTCGGCAAGCTTCAAGTACTCGCCCAACAAGATCCTCATCGGAGTGATCTCACGCGATACCAAAGAGTGGGGATGGGCAAAGTGGCTGCCCCACAGTAGGGATCGACGGCGCGAGCCTGGACCGGCCGGCTACCGGCAGTTGGCGTGGCGCAGCTATGACGAGTTCCTCGCTGGCATGGCCGGCCAGTTCGATGCGCTGCACTCCGCCGGGACGCGAATGTATGTCGTCGTCGACGACCCGGATGTCACCCTGCGATTCCCGGCAGGATACGTCGAGGGAATACCAGGAGTTACCCTGCTGGCGGCCAACGTCCACTCCGATGCGGAGGTCACCGATCGCAAACACCGGATGCGGGTCGAAGGTCACAGACTGCTCCTGCATCAATCCGGGGCCGCCCGAGCCGATTACGTGACACGCTTTGATGCCGAACTGATCGCGCGGGCCATGGCTCCGATCCGGCCGCGTGGCTTTGGATACAGCGCGGACCAGCGGACTGACGTCGCGCCCAAGGCCGCTGCCGTGGATGTCGCGTCACTGCCGGCAATCATGGACTACCTCAACATCGGCAGCATCGATGATTTCGACCTGAAAAGCAGAGTGTGGGATCCCAACGAGTATACCGAGACGTTGGAATCAATGTTCGGTTATGTCCTCGACGAAAACGACACGCCCACAGGGGAACTAGCCAAGCTGGACCTCTTCGAGGTCGCGGCCGGCGGCACAGGTCCGCACGGCATGATGTCCGGCGGTACCGGCACCGGCAAGTCCTTCATGATGACCGCGATCCTATTGGGCTTGATTCTGGCGAACTCTCCTTCCAAGCTGCGCGTCATCATGGCCGACTTCAAAGGCGGTGCGACATGGAAGAAGTTTCGTGGGCGCATCGGACACGAAGTGGCGACCGTTACCAACTTGGAGAACGCGCTCGACCTTCTTGAGCGCATGAAAGACATCCTGACCGGTGAGCTGAACTATCGTCAGAGGCTCTTCGATAAGTATCCCGACGTCGACAAGATCGGGGACTACCGAGCGCTGCAGAAAGTCCATCCCGAGATGGAGAATCTGCCGTTCCTGCTGTTCATTGCCGACGAAGTGCATGAGTTCCTTGGGGCTCACCCGGAGTACAAGGCCGTGTTCGAACAACTCGGCCGGGTCGGACGCTCGCTGGGTCTGCTGGTCCTTTTGGCCTCGCAGTACCTCGATGAGGGGACCGTTGGCGACTTCGTGAAACACGCTATGTACGGCATCAGCCTGAAGGTGACGAAGCCCTCGGAGTCCAAGACGGTCCTCAAAGGCAACGAAGGGGCGATCCGGCTTCCCGCGGCGATGGTCGCGCTGTACGCCAAGACGGTGAACAAGCAGGATCTGATCTACCAGCGGGTGATGGCCTGGAACTGGGAGAAGCCGTATATGCGGCCGATCTCGGATACCGATCAGCCGACGCCGCCAGGTGAAGCCACGCCGCGCGCACTCGGCGCCGAGGTGCACACCGAAGATGTCACCGAGTTCGGCATGTACCACCGGCCCGACGTTCCCGAGGTCGGGGGTGAGGAGGTCGAGCAGGCCCAGGTCCAGCGGCGCACCGAAGAAACCGGGTTGACCGTCGCCGAAGCCGGTATCCGCCTCGTGCAACGCTGCAGTCGGGCGTACAGGTCACGGGAACTGTGGACAGAGCCGCTACGTCACCCGCTGTCGCTGCACCACATCGAATCAGGCTGGACGCCCGAACCGGGGAAGCTGCAGCTGCGGATCGGTGACGTCGACGTGCCGCTGGAACACAGGCGTGAACCGATGGTTGTAGACTTCTCTGGGTCTCAGTCCAACGCGTTGATTGCCGGCGGGAACAGGACCGGAAAGACAAACACGCTGCGCGCCATGATCGCAGCCTCAGCCCGCTTCTACCCGGCGAACTACGTGTCGTGGTACATCTACGACTACGCCGACACCGACATGGCATGCATGTCGACCTGGCCGAACGTGGGCGGGTACGCGACGCGCACTGACGAGGATATGTTCTCCCGGCTCTGGGGAGAGATTCACCGGATCATCGAGCTGCGGACGAGAGTGAGCAATGATCAGAACCTGTGGATCCCGGGCGGGCGTGCCTTCCCGGAAGATGATCTGCAAGGAATCCGAATTCTGATCAAGACCAGCGTTGGCGCGCTGGCGGGAAGGCACGCCCGTGCTCACGGTAGTAGACAACAACGACGACTCCAACGAGACCCGCAATGCGGCCGGTGCGGGCCGGTCGTTGCTCGACCAGATCGTCCGCGACGGTGCCCGGCAGATGCTGGCCGCGGCGTTGCAGGCCGAGGTCGCCGACTATGTAGCCCGGTATGCCGGTGA
- a CDS encoding IS256 family transposase: MLDQIVRDGARQMLAAALQAEVADYVARYAGEVDEHGHRLVVRNGYHAEREVVTSAGAVAVKAPRVNDKRIDPDTGERKRFSSAILPAWARKSEQVSEVLPLLYLHGLSTSDFGPALEQFLGTGAGLSASSITRLTAQWQDEAKAFGTRDLSQVDYVYLWVDGIHLKVRLEQEKLCLLVMLGVRADGRKELVALADGYRESTESWADLLRDCRRRGMRAPALAVGDGALGFWRALREVFPATREQRCWFHKQANVLAALPKSAHPGALAAMKEIIGAEDIDKAQLAIAAFERDYSAKYPKAVKKIVDDADVLLEYFRYPAEHWVHLRTTNPIESTFATVRLRTRVTKGPGSRAAGMAMAYKLIEAAQSRWRAVNAPHLVALVRAGAVFHQGKLLERPVDITPEPSPDTPVSEVA, encoded by the coding sequence TTGCTCGACCAGATCGTCCGCGACGGTGCCCGGCAGATGCTGGCCGCGGCGTTGCAGGCCGAGGTCGCCGACTATGTAGCCCGGTATGCCGGTGAGGTCGACGAACACGGCCACCGACTGGTGGTCCGCAACGGATACCACGCCGAACGTGAGGTCGTGACCTCGGCGGGTGCGGTGGCGGTGAAGGCGCCCCGCGTGAACGACAAGCGGATCGACCCCGATACCGGCGAGCGCAAGCGGTTCTCCTCGGCGATCCTGCCCGCCTGGGCTCGCAAGTCCGAGCAGGTATCGGAGGTGCTGCCGCTGCTGTACCTGCACGGCCTGTCAACCAGTGACTTCGGGCCGGCGCTCGAACAGTTCCTCGGCACCGGCGCCGGACTGTCCGCATCCTCGATCACCCGGCTCACGGCCCAGTGGCAGGACGAGGCGAAGGCCTTCGGCACCAGGGACCTCTCGCAGGTCGACTACGTGTACCTGTGGGTCGACGGCATCCACCTGAAAGTCCGGCTCGAGCAGGAAAAGCTCTGCCTGTTGGTGATGCTCGGGGTGCGGGCGGACGGCCGCAAGGAACTCGTCGCCCTGGCCGACGGCTACCGAGAGTCCACCGAGTCCTGGGCGGACCTGCTGCGGGATTGCCGCCGCCGCGGGATGCGCGCGCCGGCGCTCGCGGTCGGGGACGGAGCTTTGGGATTCTGGCGGGCACTGCGGGAGGTGTTCCCCGCCACCCGCGAACAACGCTGCTGGTTCCACAAACAAGCCAACGTTCTTGCTGCACTCCCGAAATCGGCGCATCCGGGTGCGTTGGCGGCGATGAAGGAGATCATCGGGGCCGAGGACATCGACAAGGCGCAGTTGGCGATCGCAGCGTTCGAACGTGACTACAGCGCGAAGTACCCGAAAGCGGTGAAGAAAATCGTCGATGACGCCGACGTGCTGCTCGAGTACTTCCGGTATCCCGCCGAGCACTGGGTGCATCTACGCACCACGAACCCGATCGAATCGACCTTCGCGACGGTTCGGCTTCGGACCAGGGTGACCAAGGGCCCGGGATCACGGGCGGCGGGCATGGCGATGGCCTACAAGCTGATCGAAGCAGCGCAGTCGCGGTGGCGGGCGGTCAACGCACCACACCTGGTGGCGTTGGTGCGGGCCGGCGCAGTGTTCCACCAGGGCAAGCTCCTCGAACGTCCGGTCGACATCACCCCGGAACCATCGCCCGACACCCCAGTGTCC